From one Phocaeicola salanitronis DSM 18170 genomic stretch:
- the gap gene encoding type I glyceraldehyde-3-phosphate dehydrogenase, with the protein MIKVGINGFGRIGRFVFRAAQKRNDIQIVGINDLCPVDYLAYMLKYDTMHGQFDGTIEADVENSKLIVNGKEIRVTAEKNPADLKWNEVEAEYVVESTGLFLTQEKAQAHIQAGAKYVVMSAPSKDATPMFVCGVNEKTYVKGTQFVSNASCTTNCLAPIAKVLNDKFGIVNGLMTTVHSTTATQKTVDGPSMKDWRGGRAASGNIIPSSTGAAKAVGKVIPELNGKLTGISMRVPTLDVSVVDLTVNLAKPATKEAICAAMKEASEGELKGVLGYTEDAVVSSDFLGCTLTSIFDANAGVYLTDTFVKVVSWYDNEIGYSNKVLDLIAHMASVND; encoded by the coding sequence ATGATTAAAGTAGGTATTAACGGTTTCGGTCGTATCGGCCGTTTCGTATTCCGTGCAGCTCAAAAAAGAAACGATATCCAAATCGTAGGTATTAACGACTTGTGCCCGGTAGATTACTTGGCTTACATGTTGAAGTATGATACTATGCACGGCCAGTTCGACGGTACTATCGAAGCTGACGTTGAAAATAGCAAATTGATTGTTAACGGTAAGGAAATCCGCGTAACTGCAGAAAAGAATCCGGCTGACTTGAAATGGAATGAAGTAGAAGCTGAATACGTTGTTGAATCAACTGGTTTGTTCCTGACTCAGGAAAAAGCTCAAGCTCACATTCAGGCTGGTGCTAAATACGTAGTTATGTCTGCTCCTTCTAAGGATGCTACTCCGATGTTCGTTTGCGGTGTAAACGAAAAGACTTACGTTAAGGGTACTCAGTTCGTTTCTAACGCTTCTTGTACTACTAACTGCTTGGCTCCGATTGCTAAGGTATTGAACGACAAGTTCGGTATTGTAAACGGTTTGATGACTACAGTTCACTCTACTACTGCTACTCAGAAGACTGTTGACGGTCCGTCTATGAAAGACTGGCGTGGTGGCCGTGCTGCTTCTGGCAACATCATCCCGTCTTCTACAGGTGCTGCTAAGGCTGTAGGTAAAGTTATTCCTGAACTGAACGGCAAGCTGACTGGTATCTCTATGCGTGTGCCGACTTTGGATGTTTCAGTTGTTGACTTGACTGTAAACTTGGCAAAACCGGCTACTAAGGAAGCTATCTGCGCTGCTATGAAGGAAGCTTCAGAAGGCGAATTGAAAGGTGTTCTGGGTTACACTGAAGATGCAGTTGTATCTTCTGACTTCTTGGGCTGCACGTTGACTTCTATCTTCGATGCAAACGCAGGTGTTTACTTGACTGATACTTTCGTTAAAGTTGTTTCTTGGTATGACAACGAAATCGGTTACTCTAACAAAGTATTGGATTTGATTGCTCACATGGCATCAGTAAACGATTAA